One window of the Verrucomicrobium sp. genome contains the following:
- a CDS encoding acid shock protein, whose product MKLRRLFLCLAAVMGLASSLPAQETAPASTAAPSTASLAPAPQAREYLIVSGGPALRFFERGKKSSHDIYWGNFIRGAHLRIKQIMAEKAPQDEVTWIVFRPAYLRRGEEMGEKLLPQIIKEANEDGVSLFWFDTTPELINYVNQGKNRAVEPIIDFEFFGHSNRNCFLFDYSNDFDAMAMNFFHARAIRYLEPGAFAQGATAKSWGCHTGEYFSDVWKRHLGFLMTGAIGKTDYANGSIPVVSRGGKWNQ is encoded by the coding sequence TTGAAACTCCGCCGGCTCTTCCTTTGCCTGGCTGCCGTCATGGGCCTGGCCTCTTCTCTCCCCGCCCAGGAAACGGCGCCCGCTTCCACGGCGGCGCCTTCCACGGCCTCCCTAGCTCCCGCGCCCCAGGCCCGGGAATACCTCATCGTGAGCGGCGGCCCCGCCCTGCGCTTCTTTGAGCGGGGGAAGAAAAGCTCCCATGACATCTATTGGGGCAACTTCATCCGGGGTGCCCATCTCCGCATCAAGCAAATCATGGCGGAAAAGGCCCCGCAGGACGAGGTGACCTGGATCGTCTTCCGCCCGGCCTACCTGCGGCGCGGGGAGGAGATGGGGGAAAAACTGCTGCCGCAGATCATCAAGGAAGCCAACGAGGACGGCGTCTCCCTCTTCTGGTTCGACACCACGCCGGAGCTGATCAATTACGTCAACCAGGGCAAAAACCGCGCCGTAGAGCCCATCATCGACTTCGAGTTCTTCGGCCACTCCAACCGGAACTGCTTCCTCTTCGACTACAGCAACGATTTCGACGCGATGGCGATGAACTTCTTTCACGCCCGCGCCATCCGCTACCTGGAGCCCGGCGCCTTTGCCCAAGGAGCCACGGCCAAGAGCTGGGGCTGCCACACCGGCGAGTATTTTAGCGACGTCTGGAAACGGCACCTCGGCTTCCTCATGACCGGCGCCATCGGCAAGACCGACTACGCCAACGGCTCGATCCCCGTCGTCTCCCGCGGCGGCAAATGGAACCAATGA
- a CDS encoding serine hydrolase produces MRIPLALLIFLTCTGLHAGPLAQALQPAIDQHAIAGAAVVVADGSRILDSEAVGMADVAAGRPMKPDDLFWIASMSKAMTAASLMMLVDEGKVDLDAPVEAYLPEFKGQKVRLPDGTLKEPSHPPRVREILCHTAGFDFGSPAEKPTRDLLPLAVAVKSYAAEPLIYDPGTQYKYSNEGLNTAGRIVEVVSGMPYEKFMQARLFTPLGMTDTTFFPTAAQVARLAKAYVPDEQGGLKEIQINQLKYPLDGPGRYPMPAGGLFSDAADVVKFCQMLLNDGVADGRRYLSHDALAEMTTSQTRLPDHFYGFGLDVRNGVWSHGGAYKTHMRIDVPHHLIRVFMVQYGGKDWPKVEGKNPVALVDAAVAKTFHEGRPADAAGTEGSNNPSP; encoded by the coding sequence ATGCGCATTCCTTTGGCTCTCCTCATCTTTTTGACCTGCACGGGCCTCCACGCCGGTCCCCTCGCCCAAGCCCTGCAACCCGCCATCGACCAGCACGCCATTGCGGGAGCGGCCGTCGTGGTGGCGGACGGCAGCCGTATCCTGGACTCGGAAGCCGTGGGCATGGCCGACGTGGCCGCCGGGCGGCCGATGAAGCCGGACGACCTATTCTGGATCGCCTCCATGAGCAAGGCGATGACGGCCGCCTCCCTCATGATGCTGGTGGACGAGGGGAAAGTCGACCTGGACGCCCCGGTCGAGGCCTACCTACCGGAGTTCAAAGGCCAGAAAGTGCGCCTGCCGGACGGCACCTTGAAGGAGCCCAGCCACCCTCCCCGCGTCCGGGAGATCCTCTGCCATACGGCGGGCTTCGACTTCGGCTCCCCGGCGGAGAAACCGACGCGCGATCTGTTGCCGTTGGCCGTGGCGGTGAAGAGCTATGCCGCCGAGCCCCTCATCTATGATCCGGGCACCCAATACAAATACTCCAACGAGGGCCTCAACACGGCGGGCCGGATCGTCGAGGTCGTCAGCGGCATGCCTTACGAGAAGTTCATGCAGGCGCGGCTCTTCACGCCGCTGGGCATGACGGACACCACCTTCTTCCCCACCGCCGCGCAGGTGGCCCGGCTGGCCAAAGCCTACGTGCCTGATGAGCAGGGCGGCCTGAAAGAAATCCAAATCAATCAGTTAAAATATCCGCTGGATGGCCCAGGCCGCTACCCGATGCCCGCGGGCGGCCTCTTTTCCGACGCGGCCGACGTGGTCAAATTCTGCCAGATGCTCCTGAACGACGGCGTGGCCGACGGCCGACGCTACCTTTCCCATGACGCCCTGGCGGAGATGACCACCTCCCAGACCCGCCTGCCGGACCACTTCTACGGCTTTGGCCTGGACGTAAGGAATGGCGTATGGAGCCACGGAGGCGCCTACAAAACCCACATGCGGATCGACGTGCCGCACCACCTCATCCGGGTCTTCATGGTGCAATACGGCGGGAAAGATTGGCCCAAGGTGGAAGGCAAAAATCCCGTGGCCCTGGTCGATGCCGCCGTGGCGAAAACCTTCCACGAAGGCCGCCCGGCCGACGCGGCGGGTACGGAAGGGTCCAACAACCCGAGTCCCTAG
- a CDS encoding septum formation initiator family protein gives MSSKLLDLGSVSLRRRATGNIWAKLARITQLLLALGVVAVVLACFLPVIRQVQRLQAEKERLAQLIALEQSSNRQGNRQFELLKSNQEYIERIARDRLNLGKPGEVIFRFDPYSAKGKANSSTPAPAPSTR, from the coding sequence ATGAGCTCCAAGCTCCTCGACCTGGGCAGCGTTTCGCTCCGGCGGCGGGCCACCGGCAATATCTGGGCCAAATTGGCCCGGATCACCCAGCTCCTTTTGGCGCTGGGTGTGGTGGCCGTCGTCCTGGCCTGCTTCCTGCCGGTGATCCGGCAGGTGCAGCGCCTGCAGGCCGAGAAGGAGCGCCTGGCGCAGCTGATCGCCCTGGAGCAATCCTCCAACCGCCAGGGGAACCGCCAGTTCGAGCTGCTGAAATCCAATCAGGAATACATCGAGCGGATCGCCCGCGACCGCCTCAACCTGGGCAAGCCCGGCGAGGTGATCTTCCGCTTCGACCCCTACTCCGCCAAGGGGAAGGCGAACTCCTCCACTCCGGCCCCCGCGCCCTCCACCCGTTGA
- a CDS encoding MFS transporter yields MGRFWQVLRQPDFFRLWFGQIISSIGDRFYQCALLTVVLGLNQGTQIGKESARVIFVGMLPGLLFAPLIGWVIDHCNRRRVLIFADLSRVLLVSVLIAIWFLLHNLGWVYVIVFFIGGMNSLFIPARQAALPQLVPPADLIPANALIAMVGVIASLVGTFCGGLVASIFGARASFFITAFGFAASAYFILRIAADLKPAPRTEKHGTWKQIAAGWQYVRENPPTQWIIVLNTLFAFVTGFFMISVLEFAVGHLDLSVLHHGVAAFGRFLSRVAPRPPVINMPLIAIGLMLGAMGAGLGLGSLTCGSSRRWTRSAALPFVSFVGLGLLLAGFGHLHGYMKALLVCVILGWSSALFVIPIEARLQAEVPNACRGRLFALRNFCTSVAFLVALALHLNGELLRILGPSLLITCLGGGMAAFGLGAAWLNRRNLQALWHPLQEAA; encoded by the coding sequence GTGGGTCGCTTCTGGCAGGTTCTCCGGCAGCCGGATTTCTTCCGGCTATGGTTCGGGCAGATCATCAGCTCCATCGGGGACCGGTTCTACCAATGCGCCCTGCTCACGGTCGTACTGGGGCTGAACCAAGGCACCCAGATCGGCAAGGAAAGCGCGCGGGTCATCTTCGTCGGCATGCTGCCGGGGCTTCTCTTCGCCCCCCTCATCGGCTGGGTCATCGACCATTGCAACCGGCGGCGGGTCCTGATCTTTGCCGATCTCTCCCGCGTCCTCCTGGTCTCCGTCCTCATCGCCATCTGGTTCCTCCTGCATAACCTAGGCTGGGTTTACGTCATCGTCTTCTTCATCGGGGGGATGAACTCCCTCTTCATTCCCGCGCGTCAGGCCGCCCTGCCGCAGCTGGTGCCCCCCGCCGACCTCATCCCGGCCAACGCTCTCATCGCCATGGTGGGCGTCATCGCCAGCCTCGTTGGCACCTTCTGCGGCGGCTTGGTGGCCTCCATCTTCGGGGCGCGGGCCAGCTTCTTCATCACCGCCTTCGGCTTTGCCGCTTCGGCCTACTTCATCCTGCGGATCGCCGCCGACCTAAAACCCGCGCCCCGTACGGAGAAGCACGGAACGTGGAAGCAGATCGCCGCCGGCTGGCAATACGTGCGGGAGAATCCGCCGACCCAGTGGATCATCGTGCTGAACACCCTCTTCGCCTTCGTCACCGGGTTCTTCATGATTTCCGTGCTGGAATTCGCCGTCGGCCACCTCGATCTCTCCGTCCTGCACCATGGCGTCGCAGCCTTCGGGCGCTTTCTTTCCCGCGTCGCGCCCAGGCCGCCCGTCATCAACATGCCGCTCATCGCCATCGGCCTCATGCTGGGTGCGATGGGCGCGGGCCTGGGCCTCGGCAGCCTGACCTGCGGCTCCTCCCGCAGATGGACCCGCAGCGCGGCTCTGCCCTTCGTAAGCTTCGTCGGCCTCGGCCTTCTTTTGGCGGGCTTCGGGCACCTGCACGGATACATGAAGGCCCTTCTGGTCTGCGTTATCCTGGGCTGGAGCAGCGCCCTCTTCGTCATTCCCATTGAGGCGCGCCTCCAGGCGGAGGTGCCCAACGCGTGCCGTGGCCGCCTCTTTGCTCTGCGGAATTTCTGCACCTCGGTGGCCTTCCTCGTCGCGCTGGCGCTCCATCTCAACGGGGAACTGCTCAGGATCCTAGGCCCCTCGCTTCTCATCACCTGCCTGGGCGGGGGGATGGCTGCCTTCGGCCTGGGCGCCGCCTGGCTGAACCGGCGCAATCTCCAGGCGCTCTGGCACCCCCTCCAAGAAGCCGCGTGA
- the eno gene encoding phosphopyruvate hydratase, whose protein sequence is MALTKIRSVTARQVIDSRGNPTLEAEVILEGGARGRAIVPSGASTGEFEAIELRDGDKAKFKGKAVTKAVKNVRSVIAPTLVGHDAVNQADLDRHLIQLDGTKNKAKLGANALLGVSLATAHAAAAALGLPLYRYLGGTNARTLPVPLANIMNGGAHSDAPIDFQEFMIVPKGAPTFSEAIRYGTEVFHTLKEVLHDRHLSTAVGDEGGFAPALKSTEDALEVIAAAVKKAGYKLGKDIFLALDTASSEFYDRASKKYVFKKSDGRKLSSEQLVKYYQELAKKYPIISIEDGLAESDWDGWKKLTDAMGSGTQLVGDDLFVTNVEFLKKGIDLGVANSILVKVNQIGTLTETFDAVEMAKRAGYTSILSHRSGESEDTTIADIAVALNVGQIKTGSFSRSDRLAKYNQLLRIEEELGANAVFGGTL, encoded by the coding sequence ATGGCATTGACGAAGATTCGATCGGTTACGGCTCGGCAGGTTATTGATTCCCGCGGAAATCCCACTCTGGAAGCAGAGGTTATTTTGGAAGGAGGGGCCCGTGGCCGTGCGATCGTCCCTTCCGGCGCGAGCACCGGCGAATTCGAGGCCATCGAACTGCGCGACGGCGACAAGGCCAAGTTCAAGGGCAAGGCCGTCACGAAGGCCGTCAAAAACGTCCGCTCCGTCATCGCCCCGACCCTGGTGGGCCATGACGCCGTGAATCAGGCCGACCTGGACCGCCACCTCATCCAGCTGGACGGCACCAAGAACAAGGCCAAGCTGGGCGCCAACGCCCTCCTGGGCGTCTCCCTGGCCACCGCCCACGCCGCCGCCGCGGCGCTGGGGCTGCCTCTTTACCGTTACCTGGGCGGCACCAACGCCCGCACGCTCCCCGTCCCCCTGGCCAACATCATGAACGGCGGCGCCCACTCCGACGCGCCGATCGACTTCCAGGAATTCATGATCGTGCCGAAGGGCGCGCCCACGTTCTCCGAGGCGATCCGTTACGGCACGGAAGTGTTCCACACCCTGAAGGAAGTCCTCCATGACCGCCACCTGAGCACCGCCGTCGGCGACGAGGGCGGCTTCGCCCCCGCGCTGAAGTCGACGGAAGACGCCCTGGAAGTCATCGCCGCCGCCGTGAAGAAGGCCGGCTACAAGCTGGGCAAGGACATCTTCCTGGCGCTCGACACCGCCAGCAGCGAGTTCTACGACCGCGCCTCCAAGAAATACGTCTTCAAGAAGTCCGACGGCCGGAAGCTCTCCTCCGAGCAGCTGGTGAAATACTACCAGGAGCTGGCCAAGAAGTACCCGATCATCTCGATCGAGGACGGCCTGGCGGAGAGCGATTGGGACGGCTGGAAGAAGCTGACCGACGCCATGGGCTCCGGCACGCAGCTGGTCGGCGACGACCTTTTCGTCACCAACGTCGAATTCCTCAAGAAGGGCATCGACCTGGGCGTGGCCAACTCAATCCTGGTGAAGGTCAACCAAATCGGCACCCTGACGGAGACCTTCGACGCCGTCGAGATGGCCAAGCGCGCCGGTTACACCTCCATCCTCAGCCATCGCTCCGGCGAGAGCGAAGACACCACCATCGCCGACATCGCCGTGGCGCTGAATGTGGGCCAGATCAAGACTGGCTCCTTCTCCCGCTCCGACCGGTTGGCGAAATACAACCAGCTCCTCCGCATCGAAGAAGAACTCGGCGCGAACGCCGTCTTCGGAGGCACGCTCTAA
- the uvrB gene encoding excinuclease ABC subunit UvrB translates to MSFDLQSPYPACGDQPQAIEKLVKRISAGEQDSVLLGVTGSGKTYTTASVIARLDRPTLIISHNKTLAAQLYSEFKQFFPNNAVEYFVSYFDYYQPEAYIPSSDTYIEKDSSINEEIERMRLSATSSLLTRRDVIVVASVSCIYGLGSPEDYAFMICPLQLGQKMTREQLFTKLVEIHYERNDFDLGRGKFRARGDVVEVGPATEETTLRVEFFGDEVERLTRIDSLTGETLERLDRTILFPAKHFVTPFEKMKRAMTAIRAEMDERLAELEKQGKLLESQRLKMRTTYDLEMMEEMGFCNGIENYSRHLAGRAPGSRPYTLIDFFPKDFLTVIDESHATVPQIGAMYAGDRSRKMVLVDHGFRLPSALDNRPLNFPEFEALTGQRLFVSATPGDYEMKLTGGIVAEQIIRPTGLLDPTIVIKPLAGQIDDIIAQIRERVAKQERVLVLTLTKRTAEDLTDYLRDLEIRVRYLHADVDAIERVEILRGLRAGEFDVLVGINLLREGLDLPEVSLVGILDADKEGYLRSEKSLIQIAGRAARHVAGTVILYADHITGSIKALLDITEHRRKRQIAYNEAHGIVPKSVKRAVQESLRTVIKGSEATKMVLKEGAGQFDVVDLMKELQSEMIEASNNLEYEKAALLRDQVQELKKQLGIDKIEPREAKPAAVTYGGAKKLAAPKKKGPKPA, encoded by the coding sequence ATGTCTTTTGACCTTCAGTCCCCCTATCCCGCGTGCGGGGACCAGCCGCAAGCGATTGAAAAGCTGGTGAAGCGGATCTCCGCCGGGGAACAGGACAGCGTGCTGCTGGGGGTGACCGGCTCCGGCAAGACCTACACCACGGCCAGCGTCATCGCCCGTCTGGATCGGCCCACCCTCATCATTTCCCACAACAAGACGCTGGCCGCGCAGCTCTACAGCGAGTTCAAGCAGTTCTTCCCGAACAACGCCGTCGAATACTTCGTCTCCTATTTCGATTACTACCAGCCGGAGGCCTACATCCCCTCCAGCGACACCTATATCGAGAAGGACTCTTCCATCAACGAGGAGATCGAGCGGATGCGCCTTTCGGCGACCAGCTCCCTCCTCACGCGGCGGGACGTCATCGTCGTCGCCTCCGTTTCCTGCATCTACGGCCTCGGCTCGCCGGAGGATTACGCCTTCATGATCTGCCCGCTCCAGCTGGGGCAGAAGATGACCCGGGAACAGCTCTTCACGAAGCTGGTGGAGATCCATTACGAGCGGAACGACTTCGACCTGGGCCGCGGCAAGTTCCGGGCCCGGGGCGACGTCGTGGAAGTCGGCCCCGCCACGGAGGAGACGACGCTGCGGGTCGAGTTCTTCGGGGACGAGGTGGAGCGGCTCACCCGCATCGATTCCCTGACCGGGGAGACCTTGGAGCGGCTGGACCGGACGATCCTTTTCCCGGCAAAGCATTTCGTCACCCCCTTCGAGAAGATGAAGCGGGCCATGACCGCGATCCGCGCGGAGATGGATGAGCGCCTCGCCGAGCTGGAAAAGCAGGGGAAGCTCCTGGAATCCCAGCGTCTCAAGATGCGGACCACCTACGACCTGGAGATGATGGAGGAAATGGGCTTCTGCAACGGGATCGAGAACTACTCCCGCCACCTGGCCGGGCGCGCCCCGGGCTCCCGGCCCTACACGCTCATCGACTTCTTCCCGAAGGATTTTCTCACCGTCATCGACGAGTCCCACGCCACCGTGCCCCAGATCGGCGCGATGTATGCCGGCGACCGCTCCCGCAAGATGGTCCTGGTCGACCACGGTTTCCGCCTGCCTTCCGCCTTGGACAACCGGCCTCTGAACTTCCCGGAATTCGAGGCCCTGACCGGCCAGCGCCTCTTCGTCTCCGCCACGCCGGGCGATTATGAGATGAAGCTGACCGGAGGCATCGTGGCGGAGCAGATCATCCGCCCCACCGGCCTCCTGGACCCCACCATCGTCATCAAGCCGCTGGCCGGACAGATCGACGACATCATCGCCCAGATCCGCGAGCGGGTGGCGAAGCAGGAACGCGTCCTGGTCCTGACGCTTACCAAGCGGACCGCGGAGGACCTGACCGACTACCTGCGCGACTTGGAGATCCGCGTCCGTTACCTCCACGCGGACGTCGACGCCATCGAGCGGGTCGAGATCCTGCGCGGCCTGCGGGCAGGGGAGTTCGACGTCCTCGTCGGCATCAACCTGCTCCGGGAAGGCCTCGACCTGCCGGAAGTTTCCCTCGTCGGCATCCTGGACGCGGACAAGGAGGGCTACCTCCGCTCGGAAAAGTCGCTCATCCAGATCGCCGGGCGCGCCGCGCGGCACGTCGCGGGCACCGTCATCCTCTACGCCGACCACATCACCGGATCCATCAAGGCCCTCCTGGACATCACCGAACACCGCCGGAAGCGCCAGATCGCCTACAATGAGGCCCACGGCATCGTTCCGAAGAGCGTCAAGCGCGCCGTCCAGGAAAGCCTCCGCACCGTCATCAAAGGGAGCGAGGCGACAAAGATGGTCCTTAAGGAAGGGGCCGGGCAGTTCGACGTCGTCGACCTCATGAAAGAACTCCAATCAGAGATGATCGAGGCCTCCAACAACCTGGAATATGAAAAAGCCGCCCTTCTCCGGGACCAGGTGCAGGAGCTTAAAAAGCAGCTGGGGATCGACAAGATCGAGCCCCGGGAGGCCAAGCCCGCCGCCGTCACCTACGGCGGTGCCAAAAAACTGGCCGCGCCTAAAAAGAAGGGTCCGAAACCCGCTTAG
- a CDS encoding flagellin, producing MTVIGTNYAASMSGYYLNRNTTALNQSLEQLSSGSRLTSNPNDAAGLAVAGQLTAQNSRLGSAINSANDVISFAQTADGFLSTIQSMLTRMSELAQEATNGAFGSSDLANYQTEYSNLLSTLDLIASNASFNNSSIFSNTTLTVCINGFGAVDSLVLNTIGYSTSLGINLTSLTTTASALTSLSALNSAISCITNRRAMVNADISKFNFHISNMQTEQVNIEAATSAIADLDMAAGSTALSKNQILVQAATSMLAQANASQQTVLTLLRSQ from the coding sequence ATGACTGTCATCGGTACGAACTACGCTGCGAGCATGTCCGGGTATTATTTAAATCGAAATACCACGGCTCTCAACCAAAGCCTGGAGCAGCTCTCCTCAGGCTCCCGCCTCACCAGCAATCCGAACGACGCGGCCGGTCTGGCCGTGGCCGGACAGCTGACGGCGCAAAACAGCCGCTTGGGCTCGGCCATCAACAGCGCCAATGACGTCATCTCCTTTGCCCAGACGGCGGACGGCTTCCTTTCCACCATTCAGTCCATGCTGACCCGCATGAGCGAGCTGGCCCAGGAAGCGACCAACGGCGCCTTTGGTTCCTCCGACCTGGCCAACTACCAGACGGAATACTCCAACCTGCTGAGCACGCTGGATCTCATCGCCAGCAACGCGTCTTTCAACAACTCGTCGATCTTCTCCAATACGACGCTGACGGTCTGCATCAACGGCTTCGGCGCGGTCGACAGCCTGGTGTTGAACACCATCGGCTACTCCACCAGCTTGGGGATCAATCTGACGAGTTTGACGACGACGGCTTCGGCGCTGACTTCCCTCTCCGCGCTCAATTCCGCGATCTCCTGCATCACCAATCGCCGTGCGATGGTCAATGCGGACATTTCCAAGTTCAACTTCCACATCTCCAACATGCAGACGGAGCAGGTCAACATCGAGGCGGCCACCAGCGCCATCGCCGACCTGGACATGGCGGCGGGCAGCACGGCCCTTTCCAAGAACCAGATCCTGGTTCAGGCCGCCACCTCCATGCTGGCCCAGGCCAACGCCTCCCAGCAGACGGTGCTTACCCTGCTGCGCAGCCAGTAA
- a CDS encoding GreA/GreB family elongation factor, producing the protein MSSPETDALSPEQLAAIAPGTFCHHRSWGYGKIREHNTLLGQVIIDFKSKAGHSMSYSYALESLTLLPPTHIYARKTDDMAGLKGQAQSDPAAVVHNCIESLGSQASAENIQAALSPEVISAADWKKWWEGAKRALKKTGTYHIPTRKNEAFRILEAPLQEGVQAVEQFRASVNGGVEAQINTVAALSKHWGEIKDPAIADEVAQAVESTLSKLPKSQLAKGVELALLRDEFLAHAGQPAVEGAQSVPSLVPTTAKAFGELLEKISGPRQTKLLTVVAAARPEEWPALFLSALPNATGRMGDSVTTVFAAANRHQEVVDALQRLIRERTVSTDLLYWLVKNRDELFAPLFGPQLVMAILSVLEKDQMGDLKRGTKLYDLIHTDKEVMATLLREASLDDVRDVTRSILLTPVFKELDKRSLLAILIKLYPEMQELVVGDRTHAEDATLIVSWDSLNRRKLELEEIVTKKIPENSKEIGIARSYGDLRENHEFKAAKEMQTVLMRRKAELESLLVRAQGTDFANPDCSAVNIGTTVELTDTADGRRSRYTLLGAWDSEPAQGIISYLTPLAQALLKHPVGATLKIATEDGGEKEVRIESIAPYKA; encoded by the coding sequence ATGTCTTCCCCTGAAACCGACGCCCTTTCCCCTGAACAACTTGCGGCCATCGCGCCGGGCACATTCTGCCACCACCGCAGCTGGGGATACGGAAAGATTCGGGAACACAACACCCTCCTGGGCCAGGTCATCATCGACTTCAAGAGCAAGGCCGGGCATTCCATGTCTTACTCCTACGCGCTGGAGTCCCTGACTCTCCTGCCTCCCACCCACATCTACGCCCGCAAGACCGACGACATGGCCGGCCTCAAAGGGCAGGCCCAAAGCGATCCCGCCGCCGTCGTCCACAACTGCATCGAGAGCCTCGGCTCCCAGGCCAGCGCGGAGAACATCCAGGCCGCCCTCTCTCCGGAAGTCATCTCCGCCGCCGATTGGAAAAAGTGGTGGGAAGGGGCCAAGCGCGCCCTAAAGAAGACCGGCACCTACCATATCCCGACCCGGAAGAACGAAGCCTTCCGCATCCTGGAAGCCCCCCTGCAGGAAGGCGTCCAGGCCGTCGAGCAGTTCCGCGCCTCCGTCAACGGCGGCGTCGAGGCCCAGATCAACACCGTGGCCGCCCTCTCCAAGCACTGGGGCGAGATCAAGGACCCGGCCATCGCCGACGAGGTGGCCCAGGCCGTCGAAAGCACCCTTTCCAAATTGCCCAAGTCCCAGCTGGCCAAAGGCGTCGAGCTGGCCCTCCTGCGCGACGAATTCCTGGCCCACGCCGGTCAGCCCGCCGTGGAAGGCGCTCAGTCCGTCCCCTCCCTGGTGCCGACCACCGCGAAAGCCTTCGGCGAACTGCTGGAAAAGATCAGCGGCCCCCGCCAGACCAAGCTCCTGACCGTCGTCGCCGCCGCCCGCCCGGAAGAATGGCCCGCCCTTTTCCTAAGCGCACTGCCTAACGCCACCGGCCGCATGGGCGACTCCGTGACCACCGTCTTTGCCGCGGCCAACCGGCACCAGGAGGTCGTCGACGCCCTTCAGCGCCTCATCCGGGAGCGCACCGTTTCCACCGACCTTCTCTACTGGCTGGTCAAGAACCGGGACGAGCTTTTCGCCCCTCTCTTCGGCCCGCAGCTGGTCATGGCCATCCTCTCCGTGCTGGAAAAGGATCAAATGGGCGACCTCAAGCGCGGCACCAAGCTTTACGACCTGATCCACACGGACAAGGAAGTGATGGCCACCCTCCTGCGGGAAGCCAGCCTGGATGACGTCCGCGACGTCACCCGCTCCATCCTCCTGACCCCCGTCTTCAAGGAGCTGGACAAGCGTTCCCTGCTGGCGATCCTCATCAAGCTTTACCCCGAGATGCAGGAGCTGGTCGTCGGCGACCGCACCCACGCGGAAGACGCCACCCTCATCGTCAGCTGGGACAGCCTGAACCGCCGCAAGCTGGAACTGGAAGAGATCGTCACCAAGAAGATCCCCGAGAACAGCAAGGAAATTGGCATCGCCCGCTCCTACGGAGACCTGCGGGAGAACCACGAGTTCAAGGCCGCCAAGGAAATGCAGACCGTGCTCATGCGCCGCAAGGCGGAGCTGGAATCGCTCCTCGTCCGCGCCCAGGGCACCGATTTCGCCAACCCGGATTGCAGCGCCGTCAACATCGGCACCACCGTGGAACTTACGGACACGGCCGACGGCCGGCGCTCCCGCTACACGTTGCTGGGCGCTTGGGACAGCGAGCCCGCCCAGGGCATCATCTCCTACCTTACCCCGTTGGCCCAGGCGCTTCTCAAACACCCGGTTGGAGCCACCCTGAAGATTGCGACCGAGGACGGCGGAGAGAAGGAAGTCCGGATCGAGTCGATCGCTCCTTATAAGGCTTAG